One Maribacter cobaltidurans genomic window carries:
- a CDS encoding response regulator transcription factor, translated as MKKKDITILLVDDEPDILEILSYNLSSEGYEIITAKNGAEGVSKAKKKQPDLIILDVMMPEMDGIEACEIMRKTPGLENTIITFLTARGEDYSQVAGFDAGADDYITKPIKPKVLVSKVNALLRRLSKEEGTQEDITKVGDIIINREEYKIINQGEELVLPRKEFELLALLTSKPNKVFKREVILDKVWGNEVVVGGRTIDVHIRKLREKIGEDHFKTVKGVGYKFVL; from the coding sequence ATGAAAAAAAAGGATATTACCATACTTTTGGTGGATGATGAACCGGATATTCTGGAAATTTTAAGTTACAACCTTTCTTCCGAAGGCTACGAAATTATCACGGCCAAGAACGGTGCTGAGGGTGTTTCCAAAGCAAAAAAGAAGCAGCCAGATCTAATTATCCTAGATGTTATGATGCCAGAAATGGACGGTATCGAGGCCTGTGAGATTATGAGAAAAACCCCTGGTCTGGAAAATACGATCATTACCTTTTTGACCGCAAGAGGGGAAGATTACTCCCAAGTGGCGGGATTTGATGCTGGAGCGGACGATTACATTACCAAGCCCATAAAGCCCAAGGTTTTGGTGAGTAAGGTAAACGCCTTGCTCAGGAGATTGTCCAAGGAAGAGGGAACCCAAGAAGATATTACCAAGGTTGGGGATATCATTATCAATAGGGAAGAATATAAAATTATAAACCAAGGTGAAGAACTAGTACTTCCTCGAAAGGAATTTGAACTCTTGGCCCTTTTGACCTCAAAACCCAATAAAGTGTTCAAACGCGAGGTCATTTTGGATAAGGTATGGGGCAATGAAGTCGTTGTGGGCGGAAGGACCATCGACGTCCATATCCGAAAATTAAGGGAGAAAATAGGGGAAGATCATTTTAAGACCGTTAAGGGAGTGGGCTATAAGTTTGTATTGTAA
- a CDS encoding sensor histidine kinase codes for MPIQAKKSYRFALRSAFYIGVISFFVFGGLLWFFNILNWLLLVTATLLVFGFSFLALQFRIERFIYRRIKKIYDDVELLESTPLATNPVTTDMRTLTAEIEKFAKDKKIEIDTLKIREAYRKDFLGNVSHELKTPLFTAQGYLETLLDGAIDDKNIRKKYLSRANKAVERLIYIVRDLDLITKLEVGDLRLEKEDFNIVELIQNVFDLLEMKANKKKIVLTFDMAYPNPIMVYADKEKIQQVLTNLLVNSIKYGNENGTTEVSVENLVKNKVIVRVTDNGEGIPANHIPRLFERFYRVDQSGSRREGGSGLGLAIVKHVIEAHGEKIYVESSEDVGSEFSFTLEKTKSENRKAKK; via the coding sequence ATGCCTATTCAAGCCAAAAAATCCTATAGGTTTGCCTTACGTTCTGCATTTTATATAGGTGTTATTTCCTTTTTTGTTTTTGGAGGCCTTCTTTGGTTTTTCAATATATTAAATTGGTTGCTTTTGGTCACTGCGACCCTTCTTGTTTTTGGCTTTTCATTCTTGGCCCTTCAATTTAGGATCGAGCGTTTTATTTACCGTCGAATCAAGAAGATCTATGATGATGTGGAGCTCTTAGAGTCCACACCTCTAGCCACTAATCCAGTAACTACGGATATGCGGACCTTGACCGCCGAAATTGAAAAATTTGCCAAGGATAAGAAAATTGAAATCGATACCCTAAAAATTAGGGAGGCGTACCGAAAGGATTTCTTGGGAAACGTTTCCCATGAGCTAAAAACCCCATTGTTCACGGCACAAGGTTATTTGGAAACATTATTGGATGGGGCCATTGACGACAAAAATATCAGAAAAAAATATCTGTCAAGGGCGAACAAGGCGGTGGAAAGGCTCATTTATATTGTTAGGGACCTGGATTTGATCACCAAACTGGAAGTGGGGGACCTAAGACTGGAAAAGGAAGATTTCAACATTGTCGAGCTTATTCAGAATGTATTTGACCTGCTGGAAATGAAGGCCAATAAGAAGAAAATTGTCCTCACCTTCGACATGGCGTACCCAAACCCGATTATGGTATATGCCGATAAGGAAAAGATACAACAAGTGCTCACCAACCTTTTGGTAAACTCCATTAAATATGGCAATGAAAACGGGACTACTGAGGTGAGTGTTGAAAACCTTGTGAAGAATAAGGTAATCGTAAGGGTAACGGACAATGGTGAAGGAATTCCTGCCAACCATATTCCAAGATTGTTTGAGCGTTTCTACAGGGTCGATCAAAGTGGTAGTAGGCGCGAAGGAGGCAGTGGTTTGGGATTGGCTATTGTTAAACACGTCATCGAGGCACATGGGGAAAAAATCTACGTTGAGAGTTCAGAGGATGTAGGTTCCGAGTTTTCTTTCACCCTAGAGAAAACCAAATCGGAAAATAGGAAAGCCAAAAAATAA
- the trmB gene encoding tRNA (guanosine(46)-N7)-methyltransferase TrmB, protein MGSKNKLKRFKENETFPNVIQPTREEVVDGFSLQGNWSDHFKNDNPIVLELGCGKGEYTVGLAKKYPDKNFIGIDIKGARFWRGAKTALEDGLPNVAFLRTQIELVDLLFGKNEVSEIWITFPDPQIKYKRTKHRMTNTAFLEKYRQILVPNGLMHLKTDSEFMHGYTLGLLHGLGLEVVYANHDVYKNEGSPKDVLEIQTFYENQYLEKGKPITYIQFRIH, encoded by the coding sequence GTGGGCAGCAAGAACAAGCTAAAAAGATTTAAGGAAAATGAGACCTTTCCCAATGTAATTCAGCCGACTCGGGAAGAGGTAGTGGATGGTTTTTCACTTCAAGGAAACTGGAGTGACCATTTTAAAAATGACAACCCAATTGTTTTGGAACTTGGCTGTGGAAAAGGAGAATACACCGTTGGGTTGGCAAAAAAATATCCTGATAAAAATTTTATAGGAATTGATATTAAGGGGGCAAGATTTTGGCGTGGTGCTAAAACGGCTTTGGAGGATGGTTTGCCCAATGTGGCTTTTTTAAGAACTCAGATTGAATTGGTGGATTTGTTATTTGGTAAAAATGAGGTCTCAGAAATCTGGATTACCTTTCCGGATCCTCAAATAAAATATAAACGCACCAAGCACCGAATGACCAATACCGCTTTTTTGGAAAAATATAGGCAAATTCTGGTACCGAATGGACTAATGCATCTTAAGACCGATAGTGAATTCATGCATGGTTATACACTTGGGCTGTTACATGGCCTGGGATTAGAAGTCGTCTACGCCAATCATGATGTTTACAAAAATGAAGGTAGTCCTAAGGATGTTTTGGAAATACAAACATTCTATGAAAATCAGTATCTTGAGAAAGGGAAACCAATAACCTATATACAGTTTAGGATACACTAA
- a CDS encoding LysE family transporter, with translation MQHLLILFFATFSAAFMATVPPGLLNLNAAKTSVEKNKLNGIIFSLGVSTVIMLQATIAVFISKFLDRNQEVVSTLLELAIVVFAGLAIYFFIAAKRNKKKKIKALKISKRNSYFKGMFLATLNFLTIPYYSGLNIMWNASGWIKFMFLDIAIFVLAAGLGTFSVLYLYVFYFDKLEHKTNKFERNANYILSFLMVILLIITVARVINR, from the coding sequence ATGCAACATTTGCTCATTCTTTTCTTCGCAACATTTTCAGCGGCGTTTATGGCCACTGTACCTCCTGGATTACTGAACTTGAATGCAGCAAAGACCAGTGTGGAGAAAAATAAGCTCAATGGAATTATCTTTAGTTTGGGTGTGTCCACCGTCATCATGCTCCAGGCAACCATAGCTGTTTTTATCTCAAAGTTTCTGGATAGAAACCAGGAGGTTGTTTCAACTTTACTTGAGCTGGCCATAGTCGTTTTTGCAGGGTTGGCCATTTATTTTTTTATTGCCGCTAAACGAAATAAAAAGAAAAAAATAAAAGCGCTAAAAATCAGTAAAAGAAATAGTTATTTTAAGGGAATGTTCCTAGCTACACTGAATTTTTTGACCATCCCTTACTACAGCGGTTTGAATATTATGTGGAATGCTTCTGGATGGATCAAGTTTATGTTCTTGGACATTGCCATTTTTGTACTTGCTGCAGGTTTGGGCACTTTTTCTGTACTTTACCTGTATGTTTTTTACTTTGATAAATTGGAGCATAAAACGAATAAATTTGAAAGGAACGCGAATTATATTCTTTCCTTTCTCATGGTAATTCTTCTTATTATAACCGTTGCTCGAGTCATAAATCGCTAA
- a CDS encoding MGMT family protein, translating to MEDNRNFFEKVYEVARQIPYGRVTSYGAIAKYLGAARSARMVGWAMNGAGKMEDVPAHRVVNKAGLLTGKHHFEGTNLMQQLLESEGVKVVDNQIQHLEKYFWDPWKELG from the coding sequence ATGGAGGATAACCGGAACTTTTTTGAAAAGGTATATGAGGTGGCCAGACAAATACCTTACGGTAGGGTAACATCCTATGGAGCTATCGCTAAATATTTGGGAGCGGCCAGAAGTGCAAGAATGGTAGGATGGGCTATGAACGGTGCTGGAAAAATGGAGGATGTTCCCGCGCATCGGGTGGTCAATAAAGCTGGACTTTTAACTGGGAAGCATCATTTTGAAGGCACTAACCTTATGCAGCAATTATTGGAGAGCGAAGGTGTTAAGGTCGTGGATAATCAGATTCAGCATTTGGAAAAATACTTCTGGGACCCTTGGAAGGAACTGGGATAA
- a CDS encoding sensor histidine kinase, with the protein MVSRNIYLQLVFRIGLIVLTVVLSTYLFFKESYVGCGIGVLIIIAQTTALINYVNQTNRKIAYFFDAIKNEDFTLRFPEKLSVKSLEELNHSLNMLNSMIQDIHLKKQAQEQYYQEILRQADIGIFTINSKGHILFANPTVQELLNYRPLNHIKQLNQVDQDLYQLFQKLEPFENRIYQLGNERGKRDLSIKCTPLTIEGQDLLLVVVHDIHRELDEKETDSWVKLIRVLTHEIMNTITPITSISESILKYFKKGSSNTHPTEFSKDQIKNTAKGLEVIKDQGNDLMSFVQSYRKFLSVPEPEKELVSAGRLLERVKLLLEEQNQENPVSIEIEVKPKELELYIDSQQISQVLLNLGKNAKQSLEGQENGMIKFICGINEMNKKYIQVWDNGAGIPPDLLNEIFVPFFTTKNSGTGIGLSLSKQIMRLHGGSINVISDDKTVFTMIFD; encoded by the coding sequence ATGGTAAGCCGCAATATATACCTCCAGTTGGTTTTTAGGATTGGTCTTATAGTCCTTACGGTTGTGCTTTCCACATATCTTTTTTTCAAGGAGAGTTATGTTGGTTGCGGTATAGGTGTTTTAATAATAATTGCCCAAACCACTGCTCTGATCAATTACGTAAATCAGACCAATCGTAAAATTGCCTATTTTTTTGATGCCATTAAAAATGAGGATTTTACCTTGAGATTTCCGGAAAAACTGAGTGTAAAATCCTTGGAAGAGCTCAATCATAGCCTAAACATGCTCAACAGCATGATACAGGATATTCATTTAAAGAAGCAGGCCCAGGAACAATATTATCAGGAAATTTTAAGACAGGCGGATATTGGTATTTTCACCATTAATTCGAAAGGACATATTCTGTTTGCCAACCCTACCGTACAGGAATTACTGAATTATCGTCCGTTGAATCACATAAAACAGTTGAACCAGGTAGATCAAGACCTATATCAGCTCTTTCAAAAATTGGAGCCCTTTGAAAATAGAATCTACCAACTTGGTAATGAAAGGGGAAAACGGGATTTAAGTATTAAATGTACCCCGTTGACCATTGAAGGACAAGATCTATTATTGGTTGTGGTTCACGATATTCATCGGGAGTTGGATGAAAAGGAAACGGATTCCTGGGTAAAATTGATTCGGGTTCTGACCCATGAAATCATGAACACGATTACTCCTATTACCTCTATTTCGGAATCCATCCTTAAGTATTTCAAAAAGGGAAGTTCCAATACCCATCCTACCGAATTTAGTAAGGACCAAATAAAAAATACGGCAAAAGGATTGGAAGTCATTAAGGACCAAGGGAACGATCTTATGAGTTTTGTCCAATCTTACCGTAAATTCCTAAGTGTTCCAGAACCTGAGAAAGAACTTGTTTCCGCCGGTAGGCTTTTGGAGCGGGTAAAACTGTTGTTAGAAGAACAGAATCAAGAAAATCCAGTGAGCATAGAAATCGAAGTAAAGCCTAAGGAACTGGAGCTGTATATTGATTCACAACAAATATCGCAGGTACTATTAAATTTGGGCAAGAATGCCAAACAATCGTTGGAAGGTCAGGAAAATGGAATGATAAAATTCATTTGTGGCATCAATGAAATGAACAAAAAATACATACAAGTTTGGGATAATGGAGCAGGAATCCCCCCTGACCTGTTAAATGAAATTTTTGTTCCGTTCTTCACTACAAAAAATTCCGGAACAGGTATCGGGTTAAGCCTCTCCAAACAGATAATGCGACTTCATGGGGGAAGTATCAATGTAATTTCCGATGATAAAACGGTATTTACAATGATTTTCGATTAA
- a CDS encoding sigma-54-dependent transcriptional regulator produces the protein MVDAKILVIDDNKSVLSALEILLQFEYKSVQTISNPNQISSFPNFSALDIILLDMNFSAGVNTGNEGLYWLREIKKKAPHISVIMMTAYGAINLAVEALKEGASDFILKPWNNERLLTTVKSAYELRKTQKEVVQLKEKETNLKQVINQNSNYIIGNSKALNRVLSLVQKVAKTDVNVLVTGENGTGKELIARELHKLSARQNEVFISVDMGSISENLFESELFGHVKGSFTDAKEDRAGKFEAANGGTLFLDEIGNLSLQMQAKLLSAIQNRVIVRVGSNKPIPIDIRLICATNCNLDKMVSDGLFREDLLYRINTIRVEVPPLRERENDILVLADFYLNKFISKYGKQGLRINQQAQDKIMAYAWPGNVRELLHTMERAVILSEGNVLKPDDFLLESKGSISMENGPSTLEEMELIMISNALNKHDGNYSAAAEELGISRQTLYNKLKKTSK, from the coding sequence ATGGTGGATGCAAAAATATTAGTCATAGATGACAATAAAAGTGTCTTAAGTGCCCTTGAAATCTTACTTCAGTTCGAATATAAGAGCGTGCAAACAATCTCCAATCCGAACCAAATTTCATCTTTTCCCAATTTTAGCGCTTTGGACATTATTTTACTGGACATGAACTTTTCTGCCGGTGTAAATACTGGGAACGAAGGATTATATTGGCTACGGGAAATAAAGAAGAAGGCACCTCATATTTCGGTAATCATGATGACCGCTTATGGTGCAATAAACTTGGCCGTGGAGGCATTAAAGGAGGGTGCATCCGACTTTATTCTTAAACCATGGAACAACGAACGGTTATTGACCACCGTAAAATCTGCCTATGAGCTTAGAAAAACGCAAAAAGAAGTAGTACAGCTTAAAGAGAAGGAGACAAACCTTAAGCAGGTAATCAACCAAAACTCAAATTACATCATAGGGAACTCCAAGGCCTTGAACCGCGTACTATCCTTGGTCCAAAAAGTAGCCAAAACCGATGTAAATGTCCTGGTAACCGGTGAAAACGGAACTGGAAAAGAGCTCATCGCAAGGGAGTTACATAAACTATCCGCAAGGCAAAATGAGGTTTTTATTTCTGTGGATATGGGTTCCATTTCAGAAAATCTCTTTGAAAGCGAATTATTTGGCCATGTTAAAGGTTCCTTTACCGATGCAAAGGAGGATAGGGCCGGAAAATTCGAAGCGGCCAATGGGGGAACCTTATTCTTGGATGAGATTGGCAATCTTTCATTACAAATGCAAGCCAAATTATTATCCGCCATACAGAACCGGGTTATTGTTAGGGTGGGTTCCAACAAACCCATTCCCATTGATATTAGGCTTATCTGTGCCACCAATTGCAATTTGGATAAAATGGTTTCCGATGGCTTGTTTCGGGAAGACCTCCTATATCGAATCAACACCATTCGCGTAGAAGTACCACCCCTTAGGGAACGTGAGAACGACATTCTCGTATTAGCCGATTTCTATTTGAACAAATTCATAAGCAAGTATGGAAAACAGGGACTACGGATAAACCAACAGGCCCAGGATAAAATAATGGCCTATGCTTGGCCGGGAAATGTAAGGGAATTGCTCCATACCATGGAAAGGGCGGTTATCTTGAGTGAAGGTAATGTTTTGAAGCCTGATGATTTTTTACTAGAATCCAAAGGTTCCATATCCATGGAAAACGGACCAAGTACTCTTGAGGAGATGGAATTGATCATGATTTCCAACGCCTTGAACAAACATGATGGTAATTATAGTGCAGCTGCCGAAGAGCTTGGAATTTCCAGGCAAACGCTCTACAACAAGCTTAAAAAAACCTCTAAATAA